A genomic segment from Actinoplanes sichuanensis encodes:
- a CDS encoding DUF4132 domain-containing protein, whose translation MGVVKRNRFVRRGSVDVPPFVIDTSGGASAARRSAADRAALLAVLDDQGTSAEITAAGRAWLDDEADAPPLGAAAEVTALSPRVQHPEKPEEVLTPFADVWLGRRGLVFAARAAIEHALLAGHERERPDPYRHGPIHLTETPMTQGGFRGPVRAILLRVRAAVAAATDREYAEMLAAVRPYRDRGWTARVATSVLLPSESDWVEQDIARADGSQAAELLLLAAGTKAQAEALAPFVVDWWHIPVLPFAATVADGVGPDAAGALLTWFDIPYMRAEIQQRILSVVAELDGDAAFAALLDRLDRRYVQAAVLDAAARFPARAMRLFAEADTPLLRAHVPAHLDLVDEVRPRLTPAAAERVRELADAAAAVTYAPAEAVPPVLASPPWQHRVKAAKPVVITGLSCDDPATVCWRPGERDRWLNTPGNWEAPWISWERAAEVVASGHNEGFASMVFTAGADDLARPLLSWRASRPQFYDIWLRVAAARFELAALGLLQDAAGRSPALTDVLLPFSSPAIAVFMADRYTRMKSARPAAHSWLRRHAVSAARALVPAALDKAGPARRQAETVLLALPADTVHAAASGYGPEAAAAIAALLARDPLTQLPARLPANPAWAVPAILPPVRLRDGSGALPPSAVDALITMLAITKMDEPYAGIALVADVCEPGDLARFAWGLLEAWQLAGADPKQSWVLDALALLGDDTTVRQLTPLILAWPGEGGHTKAVAGVRALATIGSDTALMRLYGISQRAKFKGLKTAAEEKIIEVADGLGLTAEQLADRLVPDFGLAADGSLTLDYGSRQFTVGFDEQLKPYVSETDGKRLKALPKPSGPIAEEAQKRFSALKKDVRTVAADQVRRLEQAMVTGRRWTPDEFARYFAGHPLLWHIVRRLVWTVSNGDSFRVGEDRGYADVADEPYTLPDDVTVGVAHPLDLAAGWSEVFDDYEILQPFPQLGREVYTETDLKDLVGAEVPTTRLLGLERRGWRRDTPEDAGVQNRIERTIAGRTVIVELDPGIPVGIPDELGDQTLTEIQVSTTSGRQPFTALGPVAVSEVIRDLKTVVN comes from the coding sequence GTGGGTGTCGTCAAACGCAACAGGTTCGTGCGTCGTGGCAGTGTGGACGTTCCGCCGTTCGTGATCGACACGAGCGGCGGGGCGTCCGCCGCACGTCGGTCGGCCGCTGATCGTGCCGCTCTGCTGGCCGTCCTCGACGATCAGGGGACGTCCGCCGAGATCACCGCGGCCGGCCGGGCCTGGCTCGACGACGAGGCCGACGCGCCGCCGCTCGGCGCGGCGGCGGAGGTCACGGCTCTCAGTCCCCGGGTCCAGCACCCGGAGAAGCCGGAGGAGGTTCTCACCCCCTTCGCCGACGTCTGGCTCGGCCGTCGGGGCCTGGTCTTCGCCGCACGGGCGGCCATCGAGCACGCGCTGCTGGCCGGGCACGAGCGCGAGCGCCCCGACCCCTATCGTCACGGCCCGATCCACCTCACCGAGACACCGATGACGCAGGGCGGCTTCCGGGGGCCGGTGCGGGCCATCCTGCTCCGGGTCCGGGCCGCCGTCGCCGCGGCCACCGACAGGGAGTATGCGGAGATGCTGGCGGCGGTGCGGCCCTACCGCGACCGGGGCTGGACCGCGCGGGTCGCCACCTCCGTCCTGCTGCCGAGCGAGAGCGACTGGGTCGAGCAGGACATCGCCCGGGCCGACGGGTCGCAGGCGGCCGAGCTCCTGCTGCTCGCGGCGGGCACCAAAGCACAGGCGGAGGCGCTCGCCCCGTTCGTCGTCGACTGGTGGCACATCCCGGTGCTCCCCTTCGCCGCGACCGTCGCCGACGGCGTCGGTCCGGACGCCGCCGGTGCGCTGCTGACCTGGTTCGACATTCCGTACATGCGGGCCGAGATCCAGCAGCGGATCCTCTCCGTGGTCGCCGAACTGGACGGTGACGCCGCCTTCGCCGCTCTCCTCGACCGGCTCGACCGGCGATATGTGCAGGCGGCGGTGCTCGACGCGGCCGCGCGGTTCCCGGCCCGGGCGATGCGACTGTTCGCCGAGGCCGACACGCCACTGCTGCGCGCACACGTGCCGGCCCATCTCGACCTGGTCGACGAGGTCCGGCCCCGCCTGACGCCGGCTGCCGCCGAGCGGGTGCGGGAGCTGGCCGACGCCGCTGCCGCCGTCACCTACGCCCCGGCCGAGGCCGTCCCGCCGGTCCTGGCGAGCCCACCCTGGCAGCACCGGGTCAAGGCCGCGAAACCCGTCGTGATCACCGGCCTGAGCTGCGACGATCCAGCGACCGTGTGCTGGCGCCCCGGCGAGCGGGACCGATGGCTCAACACGCCCGGCAACTGGGAGGCGCCGTGGATCTCGTGGGAGCGGGCCGCCGAGGTGGTGGCATCGGGTCACAACGAGGGGTTCGCGTCGATGGTCTTCACCGCCGGCGCCGACGACCTCGCCCGGCCGCTACTGAGCTGGCGGGCGAGCCGGCCGCAGTTCTACGACATCTGGCTGCGGGTCGCCGCCGCACGGTTCGAGCTGGCGGCTCTGGGGCTCCTGCAGGACGCGGCCGGGCGCTCTCCCGCGCTGACCGACGTGCTGCTGCCGTTCTCGTCGCCCGCGATCGCCGTGTTCATGGCCGACCGCTACACCCGGATGAAAAGCGCCCGGCCGGCGGCGCACTCCTGGCTGCGGCGGCACGCCGTCTCGGCCGCCCGGGCGCTGGTGCCGGCCGCGCTCGACAAGGCCGGGCCGGCCCGGCGGCAGGCCGAGACGGTACTGCTCGCCCTGCCCGCCGACACGGTCCACGCCGCGGCCTCCGGCTACGGGCCGGAGGCGGCCGCGGCGATCGCCGCGCTGCTGGCCCGTGACCCGCTGACACAGCTGCCCGCGCGGCTGCCGGCGAACCCGGCGTGGGCGGTGCCCGCGATCCTGCCGCCGGTCCGGTTGCGCGACGGCTCGGGAGCGCTGCCACCATCTGCCGTCGACGCGCTGATCACCATGCTGGCGATCACCAAGATGGACGAGCCGTATGCGGGGATAGCCCTGGTCGCCGACGTGTGCGAGCCCGGTGACCTGGCCCGGTTCGCGTGGGGGCTGCTCGAGGCCTGGCAGCTCGCCGGGGCCGACCCCAAGCAGAGCTGGGTGCTCGACGCCCTGGCACTGCTCGGCGACGACACCACGGTCCGACAGCTCACCCCGCTGATCCTCGCGTGGCCCGGCGAGGGCGGCCACACCAAGGCGGTGGCCGGGGTGCGGGCGCTGGCCACGATCGGCTCCGACACGGCGCTGATGCGGCTCTACGGCATCTCGCAGCGGGCGAAGTTCAAGGGGCTCAAGACGGCCGCCGAAGAGAAGATCATCGAGGTCGCCGACGGGCTCGGCCTGACCGCCGAGCAGCTGGCCGACCGGCTGGTGCCCGACTTCGGGCTGGCCGCCGACGGCAGTCTGACGCTCGACTACGGGTCACGGCAGTTCACCGTCGGGTTCGACGAGCAGCTCAAGCCGTATGTGTCGGAGACCGACGGAAAGCGGCTCAAGGCGCTGCCGAAACCGTCCGGCCCGATCGCCGAGGAGGCACAGAAACGGTTCTCGGCTCTGAAGAAGGACGTCCGGACGGTCGCCGCCGATCAGGTGCGACGGCTGGAGCAGGCGATGGTCACCGGCCGCCGGTGGACACCCGACGAGTTCGCCCGCTACTTCGCCGGCCACCCGCTGCTGTGGCACATCGTGCGGCGACTGGTCTGGACCGTGTCCAACGGCGACTCGTTCCGGGTCGGCGAGGACCGTGGTTACGCCGACGTCGCCGACGAGCCGTACACGCTGCCCGATGACGTCACGGTCGGTGTCGCACACCCCCTCGACCTCGCCGCCGGGTGGAGCGAGGTCTTCGACGACTACGAGATCCTCCAGCCGTTTCCGCAGCTCGGGCGCGAGGTCTACACCGAGACCGACCTCAAGGACCTGGTCGGCGCCGAGGTGCCGACGACACGCCTGCTCGGTCTGGAGCGGCGTGGTTGGCGGCGCGATACGCCAGAGGACGCCGGAGTGCAGAACCGGATCGAGCGGACCATCGCCGGCCGCACCGTGATCGTCGAGCTCGACCCGGGCATCCCGGTCGGTATTCCGGACGAGCTCGGCGACCAGACCCTGACGGAGATCCAGGTGAGCACCACGTCGGGGCGGCAGCCGTTCACCGCGCTCGGCCCGGTAGCGGTGTCCGAGGTGATCCGAGACCTCAAGACGGTCGTCAATTAG
- a CDS encoding helix-turn-helix domain-containing protein, with translation MSDEERRARAVELLSAAAAKAKRAGNVPFAPAFVISAEDGEETPLARLIKGGRGGQVRLKLYLCITMMATSPPYDLRNAPTPASWARLLGLDPDTGPRRVSSNLRWLADNGFISLRPRPGSTAVITLLNPTVSRAQREFTAQTGIAPRRKYERPSGKGRYIGVPVELWTKGWILDLSTTGLAILMVLMELQGGHAGPRYVTRQRHERYGLSTDTWTRARKELERHQLLTVTRTPQGSDFDYQRMRNLYRVHVERMKTSPEASARHSV, from the coding sequence TTGTCCGATGAGGAGCGACGCGCCCGCGCTGTCGAGTTGCTGTCCGCCGCTGCGGCCAAGGCCAAACGGGCCGGGAACGTGCCTTTTGCGCCGGCCTTCGTGATCAGTGCCGAAGACGGCGAGGAGACGCCGCTGGCACGACTCATCAAGGGCGGACGCGGCGGTCAGGTCCGGCTCAAGCTGTACCTGTGCATCACGATGATGGCGACGAGTCCTCCTTACGATCTGCGCAATGCCCCGACACCCGCGTCGTGGGCCCGGTTGCTGGGGCTGGATCCGGATACCGGCCCACGACGCGTCAGCAGCAACCTCAGGTGGCTGGCGGACAACGGCTTCATCTCGCTACGCCCGCGGCCGGGGAGCACCGCGGTGATCACCCTCCTGAACCCCACCGTCTCTCGCGCGCAGCGGGAGTTCACTGCCCAGACAGGTATCGCCCCGCGCCGCAAGTACGAACGCCCGTCCGGCAAAGGCCGCTACATCGGTGTACCCGTCGAGCTGTGGACGAAGGGCTGGATCCTGGATCTGTCCACGACCGGGCTGGCGATTCTCATGGTGCTGATGGAACTGCAGGGCGGTCACGCCGGCCCCCGCTACGTGACCCGGCAGCGACATGAACGCTATGGGCTGTCGACCGACACCTGGACCAGGGCGCGAAAAGAGCTGGAGCGTCACCAGCTACTCACGGTCACACGGACGCCGCAGGGCAGCGACTTCGACTACCAGCGCATGCGAAACCTGTACCGGGTGCACGTGGAACGGATGAAGACCTCGCCGGAGGCCTCAGCCCGTCACAGCGTGTGA
- a CDS encoding ATP-binding response regulator: MATVLVVDDVAENRDLVTMLLSCRGHEVLEASDGVDALDVVRAQHPDIVVSDVLMPGIDGLELVHRLRSDEDPVTASSPVIFYTANYLEPETRPIADACGVSRVVLRGADPRELLDAVDEVLAAGPVDVSVGSAADFARVHSKAVSAKLVEKDRALRHRERQFEAMATVSPVGIALLNADGDATYVNPRLADITGRPEKRLGGSGWLICLDPAVRGEAVEAVRHTTAAPIEHRYRTHLIREDLSDRWLRVHLRPFPDTGSGMAGAVVMVDDISDVAAAEKRIEYEARQRQEEAAGHDAERLDSLRRMAGGIAHDFNNLLGSMLGFTQLVCDAISDESEHGGIAKAAADTMLEDLRQVTQGGRRATKLTEQLLAFGRREINEPVVVDLKAFITAFAGDLTGEHVGVTVWLSDDTPSARIDRRGLDRLLHILLRNAGEAMLDGGVVTISAVHDPVRAMAVIEVADTGGGMTPEVQRRAFEPFFSTKRDVRSAGLGLSTAHGIATQAGGEITLDSRPGSGTTVRVRLPAVATVGPGEQPNVPPTEARARAGETTVLLVDDDEPLRKAAERFIAKAGYRVLTAGDGVAALALAETHPGPIHCLVTDVVMPEMDGRQLAHHLISARPQLKVIFISGFAEALIAEDGTSLEPDRTIIAKPFTATDLREAISAALTNGPEVHTL, encoded by the coding sequence ATGGCAACCGTTCTGGTCGTCGACGACGTCGCCGAGAATCGTGACCTCGTGACCATGCTGCTGAGCTGCCGTGGCCACGAGGTTCTCGAAGCCAGCGACGGAGTCGACGCGCTGGACGTGGTGCGCGCCCAGCATCCGGACATCGTGGTCTCGGACGTGCTGATGCCCGGCATCGACGGCCTGGAACTGGTCCACCGGCTGCGCTCCGACGAGGACCCGGTGACCGCGAGCTCGCCGGTCATCTTCTACACCGCCAACTACCTGGAGCCGGAGACCCGGCCGATCGCCGACGCCTGCGGGGTGTCCCGGGTCGTGCTGCGCGGCGCCGACCCGCGGGAACTGCTCGACGCGGTCGACGAGGTGCTGGCGGCCGGCCCGGTGGACGTCAGCGTCGGCTCCGCGGCCGACTTCGCCCGGGTGCACAGCAAGGCGGTCAGCGCCAAGCTGGTCGAGAAGGACCGTGCCCTGCGCCACCGGGAACGGCAGTTCGAGGCGATGGCGACCGTGTCACCGGTCGGAATCGCCCTGCTCAACGCGGACGGTGACGCGACCTACGTGAATCCCCGGCTGGCCGACATCACCGGCCGGCCGGAGAAGCGCCTCGGCGGGAGCGGCTGGCTGATCTGCCTGGACCCGGCCGTCCGTGGCGAGGCGGTCGAAGCGGTCCGGCACACCACCGCGGCGCCGATCGAGCACCGGTACCGGACCCATCTGATCCGCGAGGACCTGTCCGACAGGTGGCTGCGGGTGCACCTGCGGCCGTTTCCGGACACCGGCAGCGGCATGGCTGGTGCGGTGGTCATGGTCGACGACATCTCCGACGTGGCGGCGGCCGAGAAGCGGATCGAGTACGAGGCCCGGCAGCGGCAGGAGGAGGCGGCCGGCCACGACGCCGAACGCCTGGACAGCCTGCGCCGGATGGCCGGTGGCATCGCCCACGACTTCAACAACCTGCTCGGCTCGATGCTCGGGTTCACCCAGCTGGTCTGTGACGCGATCAGTGACGAGTCCGAGCACGGCGGGATCGCGAAGGCGGCCGCCGACACCATGCTGGAGGATCTGCGGCAGGTGACCCAGGGCGGCCGCCGAGCCACCAAACTGACCGAGCAGCTGCTGGCGTTCGGCCGCCGGGAGATCAACGAGCCGGTCGTGGTCGACCTCAAGGCGTTCATCACGGCGTTCGCGGGTGACCTGACCGGCGAGCATGTCGGCGTCACCGTGTGGCTGTCCGACGACACGCCGTCGGCCCGGATCGATCGGCGCGGACTGGACCGGTTGCTGCACATCCTGCTGCGCAACGCCGGTGAGGCGATGCTGGACGGCGGGGTGGTCACGATCAGCGCGGTGCACGATCCGGTACGCGCGATGGCCGTGATCGAGGTGGCCGACACCGGCGGGGGGATGACACCCGAGGTGCAGCGGCGCGCGTTCGAGCCGTTCTTCTCCACCAAGCGGGACGTGCGTTCCGCCGGGCTCGGTCTGTCGACGGCGCACGGGATCGCCACCCAGGCGGGCGGCGAGATCACCCTCGATTCGAGACCCGGATCCGGTACGACCGTGCGGGTGCGCCTGCCGGCCGTGGCGACGGTCGGGCCGGGGGAGCAGCCGAACGTCCCGCCGACCGAGGCTCGGGCCCGCGCCGGAGAGACCACGGTGTTGCTCGTCGACGACGACGAACCGCTGCGCAAGGCGGCCGAACGCTTCATCGCCAAGGCCGGCTACCGGGTGCTGACGGCCGGTGACGGGGTGGCCGCGCTGGCGCTGGCCGAGACCCACCCCGGGCCGATCCACTGCCTGGTCACCGACGTGGTGATGCCGGAGATGGACGGCCGGCAACTCGCCCATCACCTGATCAGCGCACGACCCCAGCTGAAGGTCATCTTCATCTCCGGCTTCGCCGAGGCGCTGATCGCCGAGGACGGCACCTCTCTGGAGCCGGACCGCACGATCATCGCGAAGCCGTTCACCGCCACCGACCTACGCGAGGCGATCAGCGCCGCCCTGACAAACGGCCCCGAGGTTCACACGCTGTGA
- a CDS encoding PAS domain S-box protein, with protein sequence MYQLAAGALALMLGFFAGGWGLTSAGAAMIAIGRLTRPWPRRVALLFPLLTMAAVPYSPDGAIALLPLAVAQAILLAGASRPWLRFTSQCLALAGCALTIVDCYAVLFGAADPKQLALAATTFLVALATLADSPDSGMGRLLFDRSVSAVLTRRLAGSALIALPLIGLVLIVGQEAGLYSLPTRFALMVAANVTLVTVIGLFTGARMEATDAAAQRELRQRQEMGNILHHTPTAFSVKGLDGHYLLASAAFEKLHGLDEGKVLGLADHDLHSSEELAEIVRRDRAVLQRGEAMTYEDEIGSRTFVTSIFPMRDCDGEIIAICNAITEITEVRIAESKFKGLLEASPEAMLCVNAEGRIVLANNRALQVFQYERHELIGTAVETLVPAALRARHIAHRREYTANPSPQRMGHGMRLSAVRKDGTEIPVEISLATVDGDNGTVVFAAVQDITDRLAQARTDAQLAAIVDASNDAIVSKDLDGMILTWNPGAERLYGYTAAEMIGRDVTVLLPSDRPGEEQNMLTRVRRGELIRHHETQRVRQDGQTIYVSLSMGPLRDPAGVIIGASTISHDITAAVEAEQRLRVEREQFQMIMTAASDPFVSMDARGRITEFNGQAERLSGWQRHEVVGRPILDMILPIRYAEGLGRVLDGRWDWLLDRPTEMYALRCDGAEVPIELTLWRTERDGRTTFHAFGRDITARRQTEIALEQARDQAIEMARLKSQFLASMSHEIRTPMNGVIGLSGLLLDTSLDDTQHRYAEGIRNAGLGLLSVINDILDFSKLEAGKVLPERIDFEVWRLLDEVVALVADTTGGRDITVVARCDSRLSQPVSGDAGKLRQVLLNLLGNAVKFTERGRIEVTAVPVTDAAGPEVPVRFAVTDTGIGIDQDKQRRLFEPFTQADASTTRRFGGTGLGLAICQELVAVMGGTVTVTSRPGQGSTFAFTVPLSPPEDATPMHHPVLEGLRVLVVTADDDERRELLDKLGAWSMAAVTAEDGGAAARLLIRAAAAGRPFDLALCDIGVAATLAGADVTPAPKIVLITTAGSPPPDGSGPALTKPIRQSQLYDLLVDVVAPATEHALDDMPGSLEKQGHVLLVEDNAINQTVALGILARLGYSADVAPDGRVAVSMATTHDYLAIFMDCLMPEMDGYTATAEIRRREEPGQHVPIIAMTAGAMPEDRARCLDVGMDDHVAKPVMPQDIADALRRCAGGRVPTPEPAAKRQIEQRLALLRAAAPNLDDAALTGLLQRLTAQVPALVEDAFQALAMDDATALRNAAHQLKGAAGNLGAQDLADVADRVEQAARAGDLDTAVVAVTELRSAATVTLEAVQAITGDLSRNPAVR encoded by the coding sequence ATGTACCAGCTCGCAGCCGGAGCACTCGCCCTGATGCTCGGGTTCTTCGCCGGAGGATGGGGATTGACCTCGGCGGGCGCGGCGATGATCGCCATCGGTCGACTCACCCGGCCCTGGCCGCGCCGCGTCGCCCTGCTGTTTCCGCTGCTCACGATGGCCGCGGTGCCCTACAGTCCGGACGGTGCGATCGCCCTGCTGCCGCTGGCCGTCGCACAGGCGATACTGCTGGCCGGCGCGTCCCGGCCGTGGCTGCGGTTCACCAGCCAGTGCCTCGCCCTCGCCGGGTGCGCTCTCACCATCGTCGACTGTTATGCCGTACTCTTCGGCGCTGCCGACCCGAAGCAGCTCGCGCTGGCCGCCACCACGTTCCTGGTCGCGCTGGCGACCCTCGCCGACAGTCCGGACTCGGGTATGGGCCGGCTGCTCTTCGACCGCTCGGTCAGTGCGGTGCTCACCCGGCGGTTGGCCGGTTCGGCACTGATCGCGCTGCCGCTGATCGGCCTGGTGCTGATCGTCGGGCAGGAGGCCGGCCTGTACTCGCTGCCGACCCGGTTCGCGCTGATGGTCGCTGCCAACGTCACGCTGGTGACCGTCATCGGGCTGTTCACCGGCGCCCGGATGGAGGCCACCGACGCGGCCGCCCAGCGGGAGCTGCGCCAGCGCCAGGAGATGGGCAACATCCTGCACCACACGCCGACCGCGTTCTCGGTCAAAGGGCTGGACGGCCACTATCTGCTGGCGTCCGCCGCGTTCGAGAAACTGCACGGTCTCGACGAGGGGAAGGTCCTCGGGCTGGCCGACCACGACCTGCACTCGTCCGAGGAACTGGCCGAGATCGTCCGGCGGGACCGGGCCGTCCTGCAGCGCGGCGAGGCCATGACGTACGAGGACGAGATCGGTAGCCGTACCTTCGTGACCTCGATCTTCCCGATGCGCGACTGCGACGGGGAGATCATCGCGATCTGCAACGCCATCACTGAGATCACCGAGGTTCGGATCGCCGAGAGCAAGTTCAAGGGTCTGCTCGAGGCGTCGCCGGAGGCGATGCTCTGCGTCAACGCCGAGGGCCGCATCGTGCTGGCCAACAACCGGGCGCTGCAGGTCTTCCAGTACGAGCGACACGAGCTGATCGGCACCGCGGTCGAGACACTCGTGCCGGCCGCCCTGCGGGCTCGGCACATCGCGCACCGCCGCGAATACACCGCGAATCCGTCGCCGCAACGGATGGGGCACGGGATGCGGCTGTCCGCGGTCCGCAAGGACGGTACCGAGATCCCCGTCGAGATCAGCCTGGCCACCGTCGACGGCGACAACGGCACCGTGGTCTTCGCCGCCGTCCAGGACATCACCGACCGGCTCGCCCAGGCCCGGACCGACGCGCAGCTCGCCGCGATCGTCGACGCGTCCAATGACGCCATCGTCAGCAAGGACCTCGACGGCATGATCCTGACCTGGAATCCCGGCGCCGAACGCCTCTACGGCTACACCGCCGCCGAGATGATCGGCCGGGACGTCACGGTCCTGCTGCCGTCGGACCGGCCCGGCGAGGAGCAGAACATGCTGACCCGGGTCCGCCGCGGCGAGCTGATCCGGCACCACGAGACCCAGCGGGTACGGCAGGACGGCCAGACCATCTACGTGTCGCTGAGCATGGGCCCGCTGCGTGACCCGGCCGGCGTCATCATCGGCGCCTCCACCATCTCGCACGACATCACCGCGGCGGTCGAGGCCGAGCAGCGGCTTCGGGTGGAACGTGAACAGTTCCAGATGATCATGACGGCGGCCAGCGACCCGTTCGTCAGCATGGACGCCCGGGGGCGGATCACCGAGTTCAACGGCCAGGCCGAACGGCTCTCCGGCTGGCAGCGACACGAGGTGGTGGGCCGCCCGATCCTGGACATGATCCTGCCGATCCGCTACGCCGAGGGTCTGGGCCGGGTCCTCGACGGCCGGTGGGACTGGCTGCTGGACCGGCCCACCGAGATGTACGCACTGCGCTGCGACGGCGCCGAGGTGCCGATCGAACTGACCCTGTGGCGGACCGAGCGGGACGGCCGTACCACCTTCCATGCCTTCGGCCGCGACATCACCGCACGCCGGCAGACCGAGATCGCCCTCGAACAGGCCCGCGACCAGGCGATCGAGATGGCCCGGCTGAAGTCGCAGTTCCTCGCCTCGATGAGTCACGAGATCCGGACCCCGATGAACGGCGTCATCGGCCTGAGCGGGCTGCTACTGGACACCAGCCTCGACGACACCCAGCACCGGTACGCCGAGGGCATCCGCAACGCCGGGCTGGGCCTGCTGTCGGTCATCAACGACATCCTCGACTTCTCCAAACTCGAAGCCGGCAAGGTGCTGCCCGAACGCATCGACTTCGAGGTGTGGCGGCTGCTCGACGAGGTCGTCGCCCTGGTCGCCGACACCACCGGCGGCCGCGACATCACCGTGGTGGCCCGCTGCGACTCGCGCCTGTCCCAGCCGGTCAGCGGTGACGCCGGCAAGCTTCGGCAGGTGCTGCTCAACCTGCTCGGCAACGCCGTCAAGTTCACCGAACGGGGACGGATCGAGGTGACCGCGGTGCCGGTCACCGACGCCGCCGGCCCGGAGGTCCCGGTGCGGTTCGCCGTCACCGACACCGGCATCGGGATCGACCAGGACAAGCAGCGCCGGCTGTTCGAACCGTTCACCCAGGCCGACGCCAGCACCACCCGCCGCTTCGGCGGCACCGGTCTCGGCCTGGCCATCTGCCAGGAACTGGTCGCCGTCATGGGCGGCACCGTCACCGTCACCAGCCGGCCCGGTCAGGGCAGCACGTTCGCCTTCACCGTTCCGCTGAGCCCACCGGAGGATGCCACGCCCATGCACCACCCCGTCCTGGAGGGCCTGCGGGTCCTCGTCGTCACCGCTGACGACGACGAACGCCGTGAACTGCTCGACAAGCTCGGCGCCTGGTCGATGGCCGCGGTCACCGCCGAGGACGGTGGCGCCGCGGCCCGCCTGCTGATCCGCGCCGCGGCCGCCGGCCGGCCGTTCGACCTGGCCCTCTGCGACATCGGCGTGGCGGCCACCCTGGCCGGCGCCGACGTCACCCCGGCGCCGAAGATCGTGCTGATCACGACGGCCGGCAGCCCGCCACCGGACGGCAGCGGACCGGCCCTGACCAAACCGATCCGCCAGTCACAGCTGTACGACCTGCTCGTCGACGTGGTCGCCCCGGCCACCGAGCACGCCCTCGACGACATGCCGGGCAGCCTGGAGAAACAGGGGCATGTACTGCTCGTCGAGGACAACGCGATCAACCAGACGGTCGCCCTCGGCATCCTGGCCCGGCTCGGCTACAGCGCCGACGTCGCCCCTGACGGCCGGGTCGCCGTGTCGATGGCGACCACCCACGACTACCTGGCCATCTTCATGGACTGCTTGATGCCGGAGATGGACGGTTACACCGCGACCGCCGAGATCCGCCGCCGGGAGGAGCCCGGACAGCACGTCCCGATCATCGCGATGACGGCCGGCGCCATGCCCGAGGACCGGGCCCGCTGTCTGGACGTCGGCATGGACGATCATGTGGCCAAGCCGGTCATGCCGCAGGACATCGCCGACGCTCTGCGACGCTGCGCCGGTGGACGGGTGCCGACGCCCGAACCGGCCGCCAAACGCCAGATCGAACAGCGCCTGGCCCTGCTGCGCGCCGCCGCACCGAACCTGGACGACGCCGCGCTCACCGGGCTGCTGCAACGGCTGACCGCCCAGGTGCCGGCTCTCGTCGAGGACGCCTTCCAGGCCCTCGCGATGGACGACGCGACCGCCCTGCGCAACGCCGCCCATCAACTCAAGGGCGCCGCCGGTAATCTCGGCGCACAGGACCTGGCCGACGTCGCCGACCGGGTCGAACAGGCCGCCCGGGCCGGTGACCTGGACACCGCGGTGGTCGCGGTGACCGAGCTGCGGTCGGCCGCCACCGTGACCCTGGAGGCGGTCCAGGCCATCACCGGCGATCTGTCGAGAAACCCCGCAGTGCGCTGA